The genomic stretch CGTGCCTGGATCATCTGAATAGATACAGGACAGACGCGAAGAATGCGACCCTGGAATTGGTTGTAGCTGCAATTTTCAAATGTCTTCTGGATAGACCTAATTTTAGTACGGTGTTTTGTGAGTCACTAAGAAATTCAGAGATCAGTGAAGCAATACTTGAGAATTTCTCAAATGCATTGCACCTGTCCGTGTCAGAAAACATTTGCATTGGTCTTGCTTTGTCTGATTCCGAAAACTTTGACACCAGGATATGTGGTGAGTTTCAGTTGTTAAGTCCAGTTGAATGTTTGAATCATCTGTTAAGAATTTAACAATATTTTCGTTTTATAGGCAAGAACTTTTGTATGGCTCAGATTGAAGAGTTATGTGCAAATCCTGTCGCACTTACTTCTTCTGAGCAAATTTTGAATATCATTTTGTTCCTCCAGCAGTCTGAGGGTCTCTCCAAGCATGTAGATTCGTTTATACAGATGTTATCTTTGGTGCAGCCGAAAGATGTCTCACAATTTGTTCTGACTCCATCTGTTTCAGATGAACAGCGAGAGGCCAATTTTTTGAAGTACTGTTTTTAGTTTGATTGTCTTATGTACTTGAGTTTTTTTGGTTATAAGACTAATCTATTTCTTCGTTTTGTCTCTTAAATATATGTAATATCCTATACTTAGTAGCTCTTACTTTTCTTTAAATAGGAATATGGATATGTTGCATGAGGGTGAAGATAATGATTTTGATGCCATTTTGGCTGAAATGGAGAAGGAAATGAGTTTGGGAGATATTATGAAGGAGCTAGGTTATGGATGCACAGTTGATGCATCCCAGTGCAAGGAGATTTTATCCCTTTTCTTACCGCTCAATGAGATCactatttctaagatacttggaACTATAACCTGCTCCCATGCTGGTCTTGAGGACAGCCAGAACACATTTCCAACATTTGGCATGGCTCTTGGTTGCAACACTTTGTCTGAACTGCCTTTGTTGAATAGTTGGAATATCGATGTCCTTATAGATACTATCAAGCAACTCGTAAGTTTTACATGTTTTCTTATGCTGattatatttttcttaaaccTTGAGGCAGTGATGAGAAGACATACTTATTTCTTAAATTTGCATGCTGAACACAGGCACCTAGTACCAACTGGATACATGTTATTGAAAATTTGGATCACGAGGGATTCTATATTCATAATCAGGAGGCATTATCCTTCTTTATGTCTGTATATAAGCGCGTGTCCCAGGTATGTGATTAAAGTTGCATGTCATGCGGATCTTTAGTGCAAAAAGTGAGAGATATGTACTGGTTCTGAGTTTATGATTTGAGGTGTGCAGGAGCCATTCCCACTACATGCTATTTGTGGGTTTGTTTGGAAGAATACTGAGGGTCAATTATCATTTCTTAAATATGCTGTATCAGCACCACCTGAAGTATTTAGCTTTTCTCATTCTGCAAGACAGCTGGTAAGATCCTATATTTAGCATGCTTCCCTTGTGTAATCTTTGCTTGACAGTTGTAATGACTATGAACTACTGTTATATTTTCAGGAGAATATTGGACCCAATTTTCAAGTTGGACATGCAAATCATGCATGGTTATGCCTTGACCTATTGGACGTATTGTGTCAACTATCTGAGAGAGGTCATGCTTCTACTGTTCGATCAATGCTTGATTATCCTCTTCAACACTGTCCTGAAGTCTTGCTTCTTGGAATCGCACAAATAAATGTACTGATACCTTTATATTTGTCTTTGCTTTTAACAGTTAATCTATTAATGGTACATTATTTTGAtgtttaataattttcaattaattgCAGACTGCATATAACCTGCTCCAACATGAAGTGTCTACGATTGTATTTCCTACCATAGTGAAGAATTCCATGGCTAGTAGCATAATTCTTCATCTTTGGCATGTAAATTCCAAATTGGTGTTGCGGGGATTTGCTGACACTCACAAATGTGATGTAGacattattacaaaaatattggACCTTTGCCAAGAGCTGAAGGTAAGTTTAGAGTAAACTACTTCTTGATATCTTTTTGCTACTGCATGTGGTATATTGCTGTTTTGTTGGTATGGTGCTTTTTCCCCGTCTTTggtgcttgatttttttttttcatttttgttggggcctaaattttaaaaatattttattattattttggcttGCAGATATTGTCACCTGTACTAGATTTTACTCCTTCTTCATTTAGTATCAAGTTGGCAGCCCTTGCTTCTAGAAAGGAGCTTGTAGACCTTGAAAATTGGCTGAGTAgtaatttgaatacatacaaaGATATTTTCTTTGAGGTAAGATTTGATTGGCTCTTACCTGGCTACTCTTTGCACAGTGCAATGGGGAAATAAtgattttgttttgttctttatatatatatgtatatatataaatatcatgcATCATATGAGCCAAGTGTACGAAAACTTTGTAGGAGTGCCTCAAGTTCTTAAAGGAGATCCAGTTTGGTGGATCACATGATTTTTCCACCAGACCTTTCCAACATTCTGGTGCCATCTCCAATCTTTGTGCGGATGCTACTAGTTCCTTCTTGAAGGTACTGCAATCGGGATAcaacttttcttttaatactATAGTCTTCCCTGTAATTTTGTTGATTTCATTGTTTTAATTTTTGACAATAGGTCCTTAAAGCTCATGCTGGATTGATCACTTCTTGCCAACTTTCTGAGGAACTGGAAAGGGTGGATGTATCAATTGTCGATTCTAATCCAAGACTTCAAAATGGTGGAACTGCTGATTCATCAACTGATGGATATGCTGATGACATTGAAGCTGAAGCCAACTCTTACTTCCATCAGATGTTTTCTGGTAATTTGACCATTGTTGAAATGGTGCAGATGTTAGCCCGCTTCAAAGAATCCTCTGTAAATAGGTACAACTTTTAGCTGCTTGAATTCCGTATTAGTTAATACTTGTGGTATTATGAAAAATTGACTTTTGTTGTTTATAAGCTTTTGAAATCACAATATtactaaaattttattttatctttgatTTTAAAGTATTGCGATCATATGATAGATGTTTTATTGTGCCTTGGGCTGACATATGAATAATTGTGTTGTTTGCTTGCGTTCTAACTTCAAACCTTCTAATtaccaatttttttaattgtactTCCTCGAGGAGGAATTATCACTTATCTTTCAATATTACATCGATTTCAAGGTGTGCAACATTGATCTAAATAGTAAAGATTTTAAGAAAATATAATGCCAGCTATGTTTCCTCTGTCTggcacatgttttattttttgaTTGTAACCATTTGTTAGAAGATCATTTTATTGACGAAGAATTTTCCTGATATGTTGATATGACCTACCATTGTTCTTGTATATATCTTGAGAAGTAACAGATGACTATGTTGCTCAAACTTACAGGAAGAACTTAATTTTTGAGTGCATGATCGCAAATCTGTTTGAGGAGTACAGGTTCTTTCCAAAGTATCCTGAAAAGCAATTAAAGATTGCTGCCATTCTTTTTGGTGAGTTTGTAGCACTTATATGGAAACTCGTATAATTTCCCTTGATTTTATGGTAAATGACTTTTGCTtttcatttattttgattttaaagTAAAAAAGGTAATGCAAAATAGACACTAATTTCTTGCTGTATTGATAGAAGACATTGTTATTTAGTGGTTGAAACAGCAATAATTGATTGGTTTGTCATTTTACTTGCTCTGTCTTCTTTATTTTTGATCTCTAGAGCATGATCTTAAAAAATCAAGGATTTTTTAAGTTTCTATTAGATATGCAAACCTTTTGTAATCATGCATTTCATGCAATCATCAAATTgtctttgaagaaaaaaaacttcaTTTATTTTTACGTATGTGAAATGAAAACTGGCATTAATACTCCTTTAAAGAATTGACTGTTGAATTAACATTTCAGAACTATGTACTCAAGCCAATCACATTTCATTTTCATTGGAAATATGGCAACTGTCTTCTGTATTGATATAAATTCTACATACCCTTACTGGTTTACTCTGATGCTGGTGATTTGCCAGGCTCTGTTATCAAACACCAACTTGTAACTCATCTTCCACTTGGGATTGCTCTTCGTGGTGTTCTGGATGCATTGCGCAAACCTGCAGATTCAAAAGTTTGTCTCTATTATTAAATTTCTTTCATTCACTTGGTATTTTAATTTTACTTATGCTTTTCACTCTCTTCACATGCAGATGTTTGTGTTTGGTACCAAGGCTTTGGAGCAGTTTGTGGATCGCCTTATAGAGTGGCCGCAATACTGCAATCATATCTTACAGATTTCCCATCTACGCAGTACTCATTTAGAGCTAGTTACTTTCATTGAACAGGCTCTTGCTAGGATTTCATCAGGCCATTCAGACTCTGAAGGGGGCAACCAGGCTTCTGCTCATCACCATGGTCCATATCAAGTGGCATCAGGACATATGGATGTAAGTGGTGATTCCTGCTTTTTGTCTTGTGCCATGCATATAATTTGGCTAAATGGGCACAGAGGATGAACGCCATTTCCGTTGTTTTCTTttccattaaatgattatttCACTTTCCTTCTTAAATGTGCATCAATATATTATAGCATAATGACTTTTTGTTTATTGACATGGTTTGAACATGAGCAATTTGCTTCATGCACTAATTTACTCGGGTTTCTATCACTAAGCTCATGCTACTAGTTTGATTTTTTGCTTCACATATTTCATTATCACTATTTCTAtagtattaataataaaaaaggcCTTTCTAGTCAATAATTTTATGTGTGTAATCATCATATAGGTAGTGCCATTGCTTGTGGCACTAGAGACATTTTGTCGCCTTTTTTTTTAGCATGCCTGTCCAGTGTCCATGCacctttttttatttgtttttattttttgcagTTGAATCACAATTCAGTTTTATTCCTACTGTTAGTTGAAAAGGAAAATCAAACACGTTTTAAAAAACATGAGGTCAAAATGAAATGCCTAACACAATTTTGGGTTGTTGTTACAGTTGAATGTCCCTGGTACCATTCACTCTGGGCAGCAACTCTCTTCTTCTCTGCAGCTTCAACAAAGACATGAAAGCTCTTTCGATGACCGTCATAAGGTCTCTGTGGCTTCATCCAATGACAAACCACCTTTATCTTCGGTTGGGCAAACGTCAGGTGCTCCTATTGGTGAAGCTAGTGGTGTTCAGAAAGTAAGCTTTGATTATATAAAAAGTATTCTCTAGTACAGACTCTTGGCTTCATGTAGTCACCTAGCGTCTAACCCAAACGTCATGTTATTGAAAAACTGTAGTTACATAATGCAATTAGTGCTCCGGCAATGCTTTCTTCTTCCCCCGGATTCATTCGTCCTACAAGAGGAGTTACTTCCACAAGTAATTTTCCCCCTTTTTTGTCATTCTCTTGTATTCATTCTTTGCATGGGTATCTTTCTTACACATCATCTCGTACAGGGTTTGGCTCAGCTCTGAACATTGAAACATTAGTTGCTGCTGCAGAGAAGAGAGATACTCCTATTGAGGTATTTAATTTCATGACAGTCTATTATAAAAGTTGGGTCATATTGTGTTGCATAGATAGATAGTCTTTCTCTAACTTTGCCTAATTTAGCTTTTTAAGATTGCATACCCTTCTTAAGATTTTATTGAAACTTTCTCCGTTGCATGCATTTTAGCTTCAATTTATAATTTGTTGAAAAATATACATGTTCCTATAAATTTTGGCTCTCTGAAGAAATTGAAGTTTCAATGTGAAAAATTTGCTAGTCGACATGGTATTGCATAAGATTATATGGCAGATGTTGTATGCAGACCCATCAACATTTGGGAGTTTTGGACACTGGACAGTGAACATGACAAGAAAATACGAGTCTATTTTGTTTCGATAATGTGTGCTTTCTTAATCTGAAATAAAGTCCTGTGTTGTCTACAGGCTCCAGCATCAGAGGTTCAGGACAAGATCtcatttataattaataatatttctgCTGCTAATCTTGAagctaaatcaaaggaattcatTGACATATTGAAAGAGCAGTACTATCCCTGGTTTGCGCAATATATGGTTATGAAAAGGTTAGACTTTTTGAAATAACATGCACATGTAAAACATAATACTTGAATTTCCTAATAGATTATGATTATGCGAAATAAAGCCCTGGTATATTTTGTCATCGCTGCATCAGTTGATTCTGGAAATTAAACTTCGATATATATTCCATGGCCAAAAGTTTATTAAATTTCTTGAAACCATTTTGACAGGGCAAGTATTGAGCCTAATTTTCATGATTTGTACTTGAAATTCCTGGACAAAGTGAATGCAAAGGCCTTGAATAAAGAGATTATTCAAGCCACTTATGAGAACTGCAAGGTTATGTCTTACAAGTCTAATATTGATGCATATGCATTTAGTTTTCCTTGTTTGATGTGGAATTTAACATCTTTGTACAATTCAGGTTCTTTTGGGGTCAGAGCTTATAAAATCAAGTTCAGAAGAGCGttcattattaaaaaatttagGAAGCTGGCTTGGAAAGTTGACAATAGGAAGAAACCAAGTTTTACGGGCTCGTGAAATAGATCCCAAATCTTTGATTATAGAGGTACTAATATTCTCAATTGTCTTTCTATCTGTGTGCCCACCCCCCccactcctctctctctctccccctcttcttcttgttttgttttattatttttttgttatacCAGTTACCCATGTTCACTGTCTTCCCAGGCATATGAGAAGGGGTTGATGATTGCAGTAATACCATTTACATCAAAGGTATATATATTTTCTAATCATGCTGCTGTTCTGAGTTAGGTGCTGTGGGGTTAATGTTTCGCCACTTGCAGGTTCTTGAACCATGCCAAAGCAGTCTAGCATATCAGCCTCCCAATCCCTGGACTATGGGCATTCTTGGATTACTTGCTGAAATTTATTCGATGCCAAACTTGAAAATGAATCTGAAATTTGACATTGAGGTATGTATTCTTGTTGTAGTTTCTCTGACCCATAGTTGGTCATGTGTGTGCTTGTGTATGTGCATTATAGAGTTGGGAAATGACCTGCCATAAGGGCGACcctgtttaattaattatgttaattTTCTGTTTCAGGTTCTATTCAAGAACCTTAGCGTGGATTTGAAGGAGATAACACCAACCGCTCTTCTGAAGGATCGCAagagagaaattgaaggaaatcCTGATTTTTCTAATAAAGATGTTGGAGCATCCCAACCTCAAATGGTTGCTGAAGTTAAATCAACCCTAATGTCTCCACTAAATCAAGTTGAGCTACCACTTGAGGTTGCTCCTTCATCTAATTCTGCTGGACATACACATTTATTATCTCAGGTTGGTTTTTCTTGATAATTCTTTTGAGGGGGTTTTGCCAACAATGACTTTTTTTTGGGTTCTTCTGTTTAATCTTCTAATGctttattatttgtttttctGGTCTAGTATGCTGCTCCTCTACATCTTTCTTCTGGTACATTAATGGAGGATGATAAGCTGGCAGCTTTAGGATTGTCTGATCAGCTTCCATCTGCACAAGGACTGTTACAAGCTACTCCTTCTCAGTCACCATTCTCTGTTAGTCAGGTATCCTGCACCCCTTTTTGCTCGCCTTCTTCTCTCGTTTATATTGCTTTAGTATGTGAAGATCAAGTAGATTGAATCATTAATCAGAACTTTCATGTCTCTGGTTCATCTGTTTGTAGCTTCCCACACCAGTACCTAACATTGGAACTCATGTGATCATCAACCAGAAGCTCAGTGCATTGGGCCTGCACCTGCATTTTCAGAGGTGCTATGATGACCACCCTTTTTTATGGGTATAGTGGTTAAATTACTTTGGTGTTAACACTTATCTGTCTTGTATTTTGCAGAGTTGTTCCAATTGCAATGGATAGAGCTATCAAAGAGATAGTATCTAGTATTGTTCAACGTAGTGTTTCTATAGCTACTCAAACAACTAAGGAGCTTGTTTTAAAGGTTGGTTGATTCATCTTGATATGGTGACTTACATGATTGTTGATTAAGGAGGCTTGTTTTGTAGTTTGGAACTTTCACTGTTGAATTTGATCATCTATGTTTACTGGCTTATTCTATGTTCTTTGTTACTTTGTGACAAGTCCTTTTGTCTTGGCTTAATATTGTTCAAATGAATGTTTTTACTTCTCATTGTTTTAGCCACAGCCCAACGTCTTTTTCGTTGTATTATGCTTGATATTTTCATCATGTTTTCGGCAATTAGGATTTCAAGACGCAGCAACACCATGATGCAAATAATAATACTCACATCACAATAATTTTTTCTTCCTCATTGTGATTTTGGTTTTCGTATCACGGATCTTGGTTcgctttttgtttttctttatcaAATACGCAGCAACGTCCGAATGACGTCTCTTACTTCTGATTGTTCTAGAGATGCCTAGCCTAATGCCATTTTCGTATATTAATGGAAGTATAATGTAACCTGCTACATTATCTTAAATATATTTTTCGCGTTAGGGGCCTTCTGATTTCCCATGttttatatttcactgtgatcAATTAATTGCATTTTGTAGGATTATGCCATGGAATCGGATGAGACACGCATATTCAATGCAGCACACTTGATGGTTGCAAGTCTGGCAGGAAGTCTAGCGCATGTGACTTGCaaggtttattttttttatttttttatgcacCCTGgaaaattatttatttctttttagtTATTTGGTTCTTTACCCCAATTTAAGGTTTTCTGTTTCAATGTGGGGACAAATTTTTTTCCCTTGTATTGCATATTTTTATGCTGTTTAAcaatttgttttttgtttttaccCTAGAATTTCTTTCTTTGTTGTTCCACCCTACATCTTCTTCCTTATTCATGTGTTGTTTGATGGACAGGAACCCTTGCGAACTTCCATACTGAGTCAACTAAGGAATTCACTTCAGGGTTTGAATCTTGCTAGTGAACTTCTGGAACAAGCAGTTCAAATTGTTACCAATGACAATTTGGATCTTGGCTGTGCAGTCATTGAACAGGCTGCAACGGATAAGGTTTGTTTtgctaaataaatatatattaatttgttttcATGTGTTTAGAATTGAGTATCACGTTGTTTAC from Humulus lupulus chromosome 5, drHumLupu1.1, whole genome shotgun sequence encodes the following:
- the LOC133777613 gene encoding uncharacterized protein LOC133777613 isoform X1 translates to MLKFSSTTANQIRFLLQSLTEANADSVIQELSQFVENETEGSILLLQTCLDHLNRYRTDAKNATLELVVAAIFKCLLDRPNFSTVFCESLRNSEISEAILENFSNALHLSVSENICIGLALSDSENFDTRICGKNFCMAQIEELCANPVALTSSEQILNIILFLQQSEGLSKHVDSFIQMLSLVQPKDVSQFVLTPSVSDEQREANFLKNMDMLHEGEDNDFDAILAEMEKEMSLGDIMKELGYGCTVDASQCKEILSLFLPLNEITISKILGTITCSHAGLEDSQNTFPTFGMALGCNTLSELPLLNSWNIDVLIDTIKQLAPSTNWIHVIENLDHEGFYIHNQEALSFFMSVYKRVSQEPFPLHAICGFVWKNTEGQLSFLKYAVSAPPEVFSFSHSARQLENIGPNFQVGHANHAWLCLDLLDVLCQLSERGHASTVRSMLDYPLQHCPEVLLLGIAQINTAYNLLQHEVSTIVFPTIVKNSMASSIILHLWHVNSKLVLRGFADTHKCDVDIITKILDLCQELKILSPVLDFTPSSFSIKLAALASRKELVDLENWLSSNLNTYKDIFFEECLKFLKEIQFGGSHDFSTRPFQHSGAISNLCADATSSFLKVLKAHAGLITSCQLSEELERVDVSIVDSNPRLQNGGTADSSTDGYADDIEAEANSYFHQMFSGNLTIVEMVQMLARFKESSVNRKNLIFECMIANLFEEYRFFPKYPEKQLKIAAILFGSVIKHQLVTHLPLGIALRGVLDALRKPADSKMFVFGTKALEQFVDRLIEWPQYCNHILQISHLRSTHLELVTFIEQALARISSGHSDSEGGNQASAHHHGPYQVASGHMDLNVPGTIHSGQQLSSSLQLQQRHESSFDDRHKVSVASSNDKPPLSSVGQTSGAPIGEASGVQKLHNAISAPAMLSSSPGFIRPTRGVTSTRFGSALNIETLVAAAEKRDTPIEAPASEVQDKISFIINNISAANLEAKSKEFIDILKEQYYPWFAQYMVMKRASIEPNFHDLYLKFLDKVNAKALNKEIIQATYENCKVLLGSELIKSSSEERSLLKNLGSWLGKLTIGRNQVLRAREIDPKSLIIEAYEKGLMIAVIPFTSKVLEPCQSSLAYQPPNPWTMGILGLLAEIYSMPNLKMNLKFDIEVLFKNLSVDLKEITPTALLKDRKREIEGNPDFSNKDVGASQPQMVAEVKSTLMSPLNQVELPLEVAPSSNSAGHTHLLSQYAAPLHLSSGTLMEDDKLAALGLSDQLPSAQGLLQATPSQSPFSVSQLPTPVPNIGTHVIINQKLSALGLHLHFQRVVPIAMDRAIKEIVSSIVQRSVSIATQTTKELVLKDYAMESDETRIFNAAHLMVASLAGSLAHVTCKEPLRTSILSQLRNSLQGLNLASELLEQAVQIVTNDNLDLGCAVIEQAATDKAIQSIDGEINQQLSLRRKHREGVGPTFFDANVYTQGSMGVVPESLRPKPGHLSLSQQRVYEDFVRLPLQNQSSQSSHAVPAGASANAGLAGVSANAGLAGAYGTASTQLNPAYSSASGSTGFESVSRPPDEAIDSNSALHLSASSLHVGVADAVTQHSSESDPVVGSFANVSAPPELHSVDSTDAAKESGASSQPLPSPAAGERLASSLSEPSLSTRDALDKYQIVSQKLESLITNEAREAEIQGVVTEVPEIILKCVSRDEAALAVAQKVFKGLYENASNHVHVGAHLTILTAIRDVCKLVVKELTSWVIYSDEERKFNKDITVGLIRSELLNLAEYNVHMAKLIDGGRNKAATDFAISLLQILAVEESKVISELHNLVEALAKLASKPGSPESLQQLVEMVKNPSANVAVSSGVNVGKDDKARQSRDKKAPGLPVASREDLSSVESVEPDPAGFREQVSRLFAEWYRICELPGANDAACAHYILQLHQNGLLKGDDVTERFFRLLTELSVAHCLSSEVINSGTLQAPLQGQSLSFLAIDIYAKIVFSILKQGTNKPFLLSKILAVTVRFIQKDAEEKKSSFNPRPYFRLFINWLQDLGSIDPLVDGANFQILTAFANAFHALQPLKVPAFSFAWLELVSHRSFMPKMLTGNGQKGWPYIQRLLVDLFQFMEPFLRNAELGVPVHFLYKGTLRVLLVLLHDFPEFLCDYHFTFCDVIPPSCIQMRNIILSAFPRNMRLPDPSTPNLKIDLLAEISQSPRILSEVDAALKAKQMKTDVDEYLKTRQGSSFLTDLKQKLLLPPSEVAAAGTNYNVPLINSLVLYVGMQAIQQLQARTSHAQSSQNVPLAVFLVGAALDIFQALIVDLDTEGRYLFLNAVANQLRYPNTHTHYFSFILLYLFAESNQEIIQEQITRVLLERLIVNRPHPWGLLITFIELIKNPRYNFWNRGFIRCAPEIEKLFESVSRSCGGPKPVDESMVSNWVSENAH
- the LOC133777613 gene encoding uncharacterized protein LOC133777613 isoform X2, with product MLKFSSTTANQIRFLLQSLTEANADSVIQELSQFVENETEGSILLLQTCLDHLNRYRTDAKNATLELVVAAIFKCLLDRPNFSTVFCESLRNSEISEAILENFSNALHLSVSENICIGLALSDSENFDTRICGKNFCMAQIEELCANPVALTSSEQILNIILFLQQSEGLSKHVDSFIQMLSLVQPKDVSQFVLTPSVSDEQREANFLKNMDMLHEGEDNDFDAILAEMEKEMSLGDIMKELGYGCTVDASQCKEILSLFLPLNEITISKILGTITCSHAGLEDSQNTFPTFGMALGCNTLSELPLLNSWNIDVLIDTIKQLAPSTNWIHVIENLDHEGFYIHNQEALSFFMSVYKRVSQEPFPLHAICGFVWKNTEGQLSFLKYAVSAPPEVFSFSHSARQLENIGPNFQVGHANHAWLCLDLLDVLCQLSERGHASTVRSMLDYPLQHCPEVLLLGIAQINTAYNLLQHEVSTIVFPTIVKNSMASSIILHLWHVNSKLVLRGFADTHKCDVDIITKILDLCQELKILSPVLDFTPSSFSIKLAALASRKELVDLENWLSSNLNTYKDIFFEECLKFLKEIQFGGSHDFSTRPFQHSGAISNLCADATSSFLKVLKAHAGLITSCQLSEELERVDVSIVDSNPRLQNGGTADSSTDGYADDIEAEANSYFHQMFSGNLTIVEMVQMLARFKESSVNRKNLIFECMIANLFEEYRFFPKYPEKQLKIAAILFGSVIKHQLVTHLPLGIALRGVLDALRKPADSKMFVFGTKALEQFVDRLIEWPQYCNHILQISHLRSTHLELVTFIEQALARISSGHSDSEGGNQASAHHHGPYQVASGHMDLNVPGTIHSGQQLSSSLQLQQRHESSFDDRHKVSVASSNDKPPLSSVGQTSGAPIGEASGVQKLHNAISAPAMLSSSPGFIRPTRGVTSTRFGSALNIETLVAAAEKRDTPIEAPASEVQDKISFIINNISAANLEAKSKEFIDILKEQYYPWFAQYMVMKRASIEPNFHDLYLKFLDKVNAKALNKEIIQATYENCKVLLGSELIKSSSEERSLLKNLGSWLGKLTIGRNQVLRAREIDPKSLIIEAYEKGLMIAVIPFTSKVLEPCQSSLAYQPPNPWTMGILGLLAEIYSMPNLKMNLKFDIEVLFKNLSVDLKEITPTALLKDRKREIEGNPDFSNKDVGASQPQMVAEVKSTLMSPLNQVELPLEVAPSSNSAGHTHLLSQYAAPLHLSSGTLMEDDKLAALGLSDQLPSAQGLLQATPSQSPFSVSQLPTPVPNIGTHVIINQKLSALGLHLHFQRVVPIAMDRAIKEIVSSIVQRSVSIATQTTKELVLKDYAMESDETRIFNAAHLMVASLAGSLAHVTCKEPLRTSILSQLRNSLQGLNLASELLEQAVQIVTNDNLDLGCAVIEQAATDKAIQSIDGEINQQLSLRRKHREGVGPTFFDANVYTQGSMGVVPESLRPKPGHLSLSQQRVYEDFVRLPLQNQSSQSSHAVPAGASANAGLAGVSANAGLAGAYGTASTQLNPAYSSASGSTGFESVSRPPDEAIDSNSALHLSASSLHVGVADAVTQHSSESDPVVGSFANVSAPPELHSVDSTDAAKESGASSQPLPSPAAGERLASSLSEPSLSTRDALDKYQIVSQKLESLITNEAREAEIQGVVTEVPEIILKCVSRDEAALAVAQKVFKGLYENASNHVHVGAHLTILTAIRDVCKLVVKELTSWVIYSDEERKFNKDITVGLIRSELLNLAEYNVHMAKLIDGGRNKAATDFAISLLQILAVEESKVISELHNLVEALAKLASKPGSPESLQQLVEMVKNPSANVAVSSGVNVGKDDKARQSRDKKAPGLPVASREDLSSVESVEPDPAGFREQVSRLFAEWYRICELPGANDAACAHYILQLHQNGLLKGDDVTERFFRLLTELSVAHCLSSEVINSGTLQAPLQGQSLSFLAIDIYAKIVFSILKGTNKPFLLSKILAVTVRFIQKDAEEKKSSFNPRPYFRLFINWLQDLGSIDPLVDGANFQILTAFANAFHALQPLKVPAFSFAWLELVSHRSFMPKMLTGNGQKGWPYIQRLLVDLFQFMEPFLRNAELGVPVHFLYKGTLRVLLVLLHDFPEFLCDYHFTFCDVIPPSCIQMRNIILSAFPRNMRLPDPSTPNLKIDLLAEISQSPRILSEVDAALKAKQMKTDVDEYLKTRQGSSFLTDLKQKLLLPPSEVAAAGTNYNVPLINSLVLYVGMQAIQQLQARTSHAQSSQNVPLAVFLVGAALDIFQALIVDLDTEGRYLFLNAVANQLRYPNTHTHYFSFILLYLFAESNQEIIQEQITRVLLERLIVNRPHPWGLLITFIELIKNPRYNFWNRGFIRCAPEIEKLFESVSRSCGGPKPVDESMVSNWVSENAH